The sequence below is a genomic window from Piliocolobus tephrosceles isolate RC106 chromosome 8, ASM277652v3, whole genome shotgun sequence.
tttatttggatattACAGTTATAAATCCATAGTTGTACCAATAGAAGAAAAATGCAGAGATAAAAGTTAGTAACTTATCTTTCTTCCTGGCAGACTGATGGAGAAACGAGAGGTTATTTTATACTGTGATCTTCATGGCCATAGTAGGAAAGAGAACATCTTCATGTATGGCTGTGATGGTAGTGACAGATCTAAGACATTATACTTACAGCAGCGAATCTTCCCACTTATGCTAAGCAAAAATTGTCCAGATAAAGTAAGCACCTTTTAAGGTATTAACTCTTCCTTTACCAAATGTTGCCCATGTCAGATAGCAGAATGGTCCACATGGATAATACTGTTCCAAACTGcttttttatttagttagtttgaCCAGTTTATACAATTGACAATAAGAAAGCAACTATATAGAACTACTTAGTGagcaataatttgaaaatatgggggaaaaaggcaaaaatgCCCCCAAACCTACCACCATAATACCACTGCTCTTTTACCTTTTGAAAACTTCCTCTATTAGTCATTTTTATCAATCAATTTTAGGgtcttgtttattgttttaatagtCATTGAGTGCCTAAATTATACAGATTAAACGTTGTATTCttaagaaatgtgtaacagttCCTTCAAAGTATTTATTAGAATTTTGCCAGGAAAAAACTTAATCCAATatccaatattttaaaactatatagaaactagaatgagaaaagaataaagtatatCATTATTTTCACAAACTATGGAAATATTGGAGACTGATTTACCAAGatgtgaaatttatattttaatcattctTTAGGGAAAAGACGGTAACACAGCCAAGAAAATTCGTGCAGACTTTCCCTTAAGTTCTCAACCAACCAATTCAATTATAAAGGACTTACTGAGAAGAACTAATTGTCTTTTGGGGATAATTGGGGCCCAAAGACAAAAAGGACAGGATGATCTGataaaaatagctatttaaaGAAACTACAGGTTTGTTCCCCAAAGAGGATTCATTTCGTCAGAAAGAAAGACGGGAAAACCCAACCCCATAGCTGAAGCTATTCCTATGTAAATTTATACTGTCAATACTCTTAGGTATAGTTCATTACTCCTATAAAATAATTCTGTGTTACTAAGATATTTTAATGTTTGTCTATTGACATTCTCCTTAGGGTTTTAGATCTCTAACCTGTTGTgccttagatgaaatggaccaatttctTGAACAACTCAAACCACCACTCTGCAGTTTAAACAGGTCTTCCACATCATCTAAAAGTTGCTTAAAACATAGAGGCTTCTATTTCTAGGTTTTCTGTTAAATGTTTCTTATGAAAATACTTTtgagccgggtatggtggctcacgcctgtaatcccagcactttgggaggctgagacaggcggaacatgaggtcagaagattgagaccatcctggctaacatggtgaaaccccgtctctactaaaaatacaaaaaattagctgggcttcgtggtgggcacctgtagtcccagctactcaggaggctgaggcaggagaatggtgtgaacccaggaggcggagcttcagtgagccaagatgtcgccactgcactccagcctgggctacagagcgaggctgtctcaaaaaaaaaaagaatctttttgtGCAAATCCACAATTAGAGTTGGAGATTTTGAATACCTCTTACATTAATCTGGAACTGGTAGATAGACAGTAGGCAAGGATCAACCAACTGGATTTGACATTTATAATCACTCTATtaaacagcagaatacacattatattCAAATGCACATGGAACAGCACCAACATAAATCGCATTCTGGTTTAAAACAACtactaacaaatttaaaataattaatatcataCAAGTATGTCTTTAAGCGTAATGGAATTAGAGTAAATcaataaaagaggaaaatctaCAAACATGTAGATATTAaaccacatttctaaataatcctTAGGCCCAAGAGGAACTCTCAAGGAACATTAGAATATAGTTTGacctgaaagaaaatgaaaatatgtaacatgaaattttatgaaattcagCTAAATAATAgcacttagaagaaaatgtacagcaagaaatgcttatattagaaacgaataggctgggtacagtggctcatgcctgtaatcccagcactttgagaggccaaggtgggcagatcacttgaggtcaggggttcaagaccaacctggccaacatggtaaaacctcgtctctactaaaaatacaaaaattagccaagcatggtggtgtgcacctgtaatcccagctacttgggaggctgaggcaggagaactgtttgagcccagaaggcagaggttgtagtgagccaaggtcgtatcactgcactccagcctgggcaacagagtgagactccatcatctcaaaaaagaaaagaacaaagacttTGAATTAGTAATCTAAGTTTCCACattaagaatagaaaaagaagagtaaaataaacCAAGCAGAAGGAAGCAGATAATAAAGATGAGCAGGTCAATGAAATTGGAAAatgagaaacaatgaaaaaaatcagttaagCAATATTTGTGCTTGGAAAAGATTGGTAAAACTGATAAAACTTTACCAAGATTGATGAAAaagtaggaggaagagaaagaggaggaaggggaggcaaTGATGGCATAACTTACCAATATGAAGAATGAAAGAGAGGTATCACTACAGACCCTGCAGGCATTAAAAGGACAGTAAGGGGAAATTCAATTCTGTGcacataaatttaacaacttagatgaaatgaaccCATTCCTTGAAGACTACAAACTACCAAAAGGCACCCAAGGTGAAATAATCTGAATAGTCATGAAAAGCATTCCAAAAAGAAACTCCAGAAAACAAATATCCAGATCCAGTTGGATTCACTGAAgcattctaccaaaaatttaaggGCGGTCTTTCCCAGGATTACCATACCAACACAAGACAAAGATAgtataggaaaagaaaactacagactaatatccctcatgaacatagatgcaaaaatcctcaccaaaatattagcatattaaatccagcaatatataaaaagactAATATACCATGACCAGATGAGGTTTATCCCAAAATATAAGGCTGGcttcatatttgaaaattaatcattGTAATCCACTATGTTAAcagttgaaagaagaaaaacagtgtgATCTCATCAATtgatataaaaaaagtttttaacacAATTCAGCATCTagttatgaaaaaaaaacaactttcagcAAATAAGGAATTAAAGTGTacttccttaacctgataaaggACATCTACAAAAAACTCTACAGCTAACAACATAGttgatgaaagactgaatgttttctgCCCAAGGTCAGGAAGAAGACAAGAATGTCTACTCTTCCTCACTTCATGCAGCGTTGTACTGGAGGTTCTAAGCAGttcaaaaaggcaaaagaaaggagaaggcagACAGATTGGAAAGAAGTAATGATGGTGGCACAATTATCTACACAGAAAATCCAAAGtgatccacacacacacacacacaccacccacacacacacacacacacaaaactagaaCAAGGGAGTTTAAGCAAGGTcataagatacaaaatcaacccaCAAAAAACAATTGCATTTCTGTATACTCACAATGAAAACATTGGAAACCAAAGTTAAAAACAATACCATTTTTATCATAGCTTCAAAATAAACACTTAgttataaatctaacaaaatgtatAGATTCTATATGCTGAAACCTTAAAAAtgctgatgaaataaatcaaaggcCCAAAGAAATGGAGACATGTGTTGtattatggattggaagactaaACATAGTAAGATATCAACTCCCCAAGTTGATCTGTAGATTTAACAGTTTCAGACAAAAATCACAGCATAATTGTTTATAGATATAAACAGGCTGATTCTAAGATGGATAAGGAAATATAAAGGAACTAGAATAggcaaaacacttttaaaaaatgaagttgaagGAATCACACTATCAAATTTTACGACagtataaaactacagtaataaaaatagtatGTTAATAGGAACTGTGTAAACACCAAGAGCAGTGGTACAGAATAGCAAGTCTAGTAATAGACCCATATACATACGGCCTTTTGACAAAGGTACACAGGAAATTTAATGGAGAAAGAAACCTTTCAATAAATAAGTGTTGGAACAATTGAACAtccatataaaaaacaaaaaactttcacCTAACCCTcaaaccttaaatgtaaaactgtaaaactttcagaagaaaatatagaagaaaatttttatgACATGGAATTAGACAAACATTCCTTAGAAAATACCAAAAGCATTATCCATTGGATTGTACTGAATTGATAAGTtggacatcatcaaaattaatCCTTTTGCTCTCTGAAAGATCCTGTTAAGCAAATACAAAGATAAGCTCCAGATAGGGGAAATTATTTTCAATCACGTATCTCACAAAGAACTTTTATCCAGAATCACTCAGtagtaataaaacaaacaaccaaataaTCTTGAATACACACATTTCCAAAAATGATGTGTgaaggcaaataagcacatgaaaaggtgtttgACATCAGTAGCCCTCAGGGAACTGCAAAGTAACTGAGGAGATACAGTTACATACCTGTTAgcattgctaaaataaaaatactgacaaTCCCAAGTTCTAATAAGAATTTGGAataactggaactctcatactgTACATTTTTGTTGGAGATGCAAAATGGTATATCACTTTGAAAAGTAGTTTGTCAATTTCTTATAAAGAAAATTGTACACTTatatcatccagcaatcccattcctaggtatttgccctagagaaatgaaaatgtacattCATATATAAACCTGTACACACAAACATTTATAACAACTCTATCATAAttgccaaaagctggaaacaacccaaaatgTCCTTTAACTGGTAAATGGATATACATTTTAATAcacccatacaatggaatagtacttGCCAATAAAACAGAAGGAATATTCAcacatgcaacaacttggataaatctcaaaagtattacgctaaatgaaagaagtctcAAAAGATTACAttctatatgattccatttatacagcaGTCTTGAGAAAGCAAATCTATAGTGACAGCAAATCAATGGTGGCCAGGGGTTAGAGGTGGCAGGAGGGTGTGACTATAATTAACCTATTAGGATAATagaactgttctgtatcttgagtGTGATGGTGGTTACAGGAATCTATATATGTGTTACAATTcataaaatgaggctgggcacagtggcccatacctgtaatcccagcactttggaagaccaaggcaggaggaccgcatgaggccaggaatttgagaccagcctgggcaacatagcaagaccccatttctgtgaagaaaatacaaaactagctacGTGTGGTGGTAAGtgcttgtggtctcagctatttgggagactgagataggaggatagctttgagcccaggagtttgaggctgcagtgagctatgatagcaccactgcactccagcctgggtgacagagagagatcctgtgtcaaaaaccaaaacaaaaagatgtaTAGAATGAAACACAAAAAGTCAATTTTATTGTATGTTACTGAAAAAATTGCACCTCAAAAAATTTCTTTGTAGACAATCTTTCAGGACATAATTTCAAATGATCTTTCATATgaagataaagaatatttttgaacATCTCCAACACTAATCTTCATTCCTAACATGAATGAAGATTGAATCTCTTCCTATAacctttttaaaagtataaaattttatCCCAACAGCATCAAGAATTAATCAActtttggaagcaacctaagtgtccattagcagatgaatggataaagaaaatgtggtacatatacagaaTGGGTACtattcaggcataaaaaagaatgagattctgtcgtttgcaacaatatggatggaactggagatcactgtgttaagtgaaataagctagggacagaaagacaaactttgcatgttctcacttatttgtgggagctaacaatgaaaacaattgaacttgtagagacagagagtagaaagatgggtACTATAAGCTAGGAAAGGTAATGGGGGAGGgcagaagtggggatggttaatgggtacaaaaaatagaattaataagaactaatatttgatagcacaagagggtgactatagtcaataataatttaattatacattttttaaaaagtaaaagtataattggattgtttgtaacacaaaggatacatgcttgaggtgatggataccctatttacccgatgtgattattacacactgcATACCTCTATCAAAATATATCATGTACACCCTATATATAAACCTACTATGTacctgcaaaaattaaaaaggaactgattttgaatatatattatataaagatatatacatatctctccataaaaatagaaagtaaattttattgCAGAAGTTAGAATCTCTAGTTCTCAGAAATGTGAACATATCATCCCTAAAATGAGATATTTCCAtggtcagaaaataaaaagtaactccTGAAGCTTTAGTGAGAATTATAGACTTTGCATAAccactttcatttttaatactaCTTTCAAAAAAAGATATTGGTACCAGAACGAGTCTCATTTTTATTTGCCGCTTTTCAGTTTTCATTCTCAGCTTGCAAGTTTAATGTCCAGAAGAGCAAAGAAGGAACAGGAAGAGTGGTAATGTGGAAAATGGGAATCAGGAACAGCTTTACCATGGAGGCCACCTTTTGTGGATCTACTCTGGGTAAGACCAAGGGTTCTCATTCACAGCTCTCAAAGCTTTAAACCAAACATACATAATTTAATGTAAATGTAATAGTACAGACAACAGCActttcttcctatttaaataatactaatattTAATCAATTCTATAAACAGGATGAATAAACTCCCACAATATGGTATCTCTATTTCCTAATTTCCCTTTGTTTAGAAACGAAGATTTAAGCATATAGAATATTCTAATTGGTTGTTTCATATGGTAATCTttaaatgcttgttatttttaaGGAGGtatctacagattttttttaaaatattttttattggatTTGCTATTTGCAAGGCAAAATGGACTTTTGGGAGTCAATATATGTTTAAATGAAAGCACTTGGTTCCCtgaacaaaaaattaaagtgtGCTTTGTAGTCccatttaagaaatcttttagTTACATCTAGCATATCCTAACATGGTTAGAAtactccattttaaaataattgtcacATTATCAGAAAAATGTATCAACTTAAAAGCTCTAGAAATCCACATATGTACTTTCCAGCTAGTTTTAAAAGCACTTTGAAACTGATATAACATTATTTGTGATGATGAAAATCTTTTCTCATAAAATCTTTACACGAGTTTTTCTCAAAGTGATTATTACCACCATTTCTAACTGGCAACCAAATATTCTATAACTGTCTTACTGAATTTTTCTCTGCCTTTACAACATATACTAATGTGTGTTAAATCAGCTTTGGTCCAGATGGTGGAAAAGGGACAAGGGAAAGCAATGAGCTGTTAAATAACCTGCCCTGGAGAAGAAAATCCAAAGAACAGGATATGGAATCATATCAATGTTTTGTTTATACTCTGTTTTGCAATGTACCTGctaagaaaaattattaacttACCCTCAAGGGTGGATAAACTTATGGATGTTTTAGGTAATAAACGAGGCACTCATTTCAGCAcaaaagacctggaatcaatggGATATCATTTTTGTGATTCTCTCTTGGACTATTGTGATCCCGACCGGACCAAGGTAAGCAAAGTG
It includes:
- the AGBL3 gene encoding cytosolic carboxypeptidase 3 isoform X5 codes for the protein MFSFSACKFNVQKSKEGTGRVVMWKMGIRNSFTMEATFCGSTLGNKRGTHFSTKDLESMGYHFCDSLLDYCDPDRTKTKSSYLQKYKERQHTLDSTQKSPFCNPRGCYGKLFRMGPV
- the AGBL3 gene encoding cytosolic carboxypeptidase 3 isoform X4, coding for MFSFSACKFNVQKSKEGTGRVVMWKMGIRNSFTMEATFCGSTLGNKRGTHFSTKDLESMGYHFCDSLLDYCDPDRTKKKHLKTKKERNSTTASHQNTREGQEVYDRGHLLQRHKQSNSDVKDTRPNEPGDCMVDYFRRQLPNQGLD